One stretch of Streptomyces sp. A2-16 DNA includes these proteins:
- a CDS encoding acyl-CoA carboxylase subunit epsilon, which translates to MSTPDIRVEKGHAEPEEVAAITAILLARAAAQPSETPAHRGRPKAGWRRLEREGGFRAPHSWH; encoded by the coding sequence ATGAGCACCCCTGACATCCGCGTCGAGAAGGGCCACGCCGAGCCCGAGGAAGTCGCCGCCATCACGGCGATCCTCCTGGCTCGCGCCGCAGCCCAGCCCTCCGAGACCCCGGCCCACCGAGGCCGCCCCAAGGCCGGCTGGCGCCGCCTGGAGCGCGAGGGCGGCTTCCGCGCCCCGCACAGCTGGCACTGA
- a CDS encoding YceI family protein, with protein MTNTDLTALTGDYTIDAAHSTIGFTVRHAMVTNVKGKFDDFSGSLHLDGSDPSASSASIDVKMDSIDTGSADRDGHLKSADFFKIEEFPTMTFRSTKAEALGDEDYRITGDLTILGTTRPLSIDLEFNGAAKDPFGNERVGFEGKAEIKRSEWGLTWNAALETGGVLISDKIKLSFDISAIKNA; from the coding sequence ATGACGAACACCGACCTGACCGCACTGACCGGCGACTACACCATCGACGCGGCCCACTCCACGATCGGCTTCACCGTCCGGCACGCCATGGTCACCAACGTCAAGGGCAAGTTCGACGACTTCAGCGGCTCGCTGCACCTCGACGGCAGCGACCCCTCCGCGTCGTCGGCCTCCATCGACGTCAAGATGGACAGCATCGACACCGGGTCGGCGGACCGTGACGGGCACCTCAAGAGCGCGGACTTCTTCAAGATCGAGGAGTTCCCGACCATGACCTTCCGCTCCACCAAGGCGGAGGCGCTCGGCGACGAGGACTACCGGATCACCGGCGACCTGACGATCCTCGGCACCACCAGGCCGCTCAGCATCGACCTCGAGTTCAACGGCGCCGCGAAGGACCCCTTCGGCAACGAGCGCGTGGGCTTCGAGGGCAAGGCGGAGATCAAGCGCTCCGAGTGGGGCCTGACCTGGAACGCGGCCCTGGAGACCGGCGGCGTCCTCATCTCCGACAAGATCAAGCTGAGCTTCGACATCTCCGCGATCAAGAACGCCTGA
- a CDS encoding ATP/GTP-binding protein, with protein MDFASSSGGPSRSTTSAKIVVAGGFGVGKTTFVGAVSEINPLRTEAVMTSASAGIDDLTHTGDKTTTTVAMDFGRITLDQDLILYLFGTPGQDRFWFMWDDLVRGAIGAIVLVDTRRLADCFPAVDYFENSGLPFVIALNGFDGNQPYNPDEVREALQIGPDTPIITTDARHRADAKSALITLVEHALMARLR; from the coding sequence GTGGACTTCGCAAGCTCTAGCGGCGGTCCTTCCCGCTCCACCACCTCGGCGAAGATCGTGGTGGCGGGTGGCTTCGGCGTGGGCAAGACCACGTTCGTCGGGGCCGTTTCGGAGATCAACCCGCTGCGCACAGAGGCCGTGATGACGTCCGCGTCGGCCGGCATCGACGACCTCACCCACACCGGGGACAAGACGACCACCACGGTCGCCATGGACTTCGGCCGCATCACCCTGGACCAGGACCTGATCCTGTACCTCTTCGGTACGCCGGGCCAGGACCGCTTCTGGTTCATGTGGGACGACCTGGTCCGCGGCGCCATCGGCGCGATCGTCCTCGTGGACACCCGCCGTCTCGCCGACTGCTTCCCCGCGGTCGACTACTTCGAGAACTCGGGTCTCCCCTTCGTGATCGCCCTGAACGGGTTCGACGGCAACCAGCCGTACAACCCGGACGAGGTCCGGGAAGCCCTTCAGATCGGCCCGGACACTCCGATCATCACGACGGACGCCCGGCACCGGGCCGATGCGAAGTCGGCGCTCATCACGCTCGTGGAGCACGCGCTGATGGCTCGTCTGCGGTAA
- a CDS encoding serine protease, with product MKKLLTALKRCLAVGAAALAIASLQPVSAAQAAPAPVVGGTRAAQGEFPFMVRLSMGCGGALYTQQIVLTAAHCVNGTGANTSITATAGVVDLQSSTGRVQVRSTYVYQAPGYNGDGKDWALIKLAQPINLPTLKIATTTQYNTGTFTVAGWGAARQGGAQQRYLLKATVPFVSDATCRSYSGYSGLIANEEICAGYAAGGVDTCQGDSGGPMFRRDSANAWVQVGIVSWGIGCAQPNAPGVYSEVSTFASAIASAAASL from the coding sequence TTGAAGAAACTCCTCACGGCCCTCAAGAGATGTCTGGCGGTCGGAGCCGCCGCGCTCGCGATCGCCAGCCTCCAGCCCGTGTCGGCCGCACAGGCCGCACCCGCGCCCGTCGTCGGCGGAACCCGTGCCGCGCAGGGCGAGTTCCCGTTCATGGTGCGCCTGTCCATGGGGTGCGGCGGAGCGCTGTACACCCAGCAGATCGTGCTCACCGCCGCCCACTGCGTGAACGGCACCGGCGCCAACACCAGCATCACCGCGACCGCCGGCGTCGTGGACCTCCAGTCCAGCACCGGACGCGTGCAGGTCAGGTCGACGTACGTCTACCAGGCGCCCGGCTACAACGGCGACGGCAAGGACTGGGCGCTCATCAAGCTCGCCCAGCCCATCAACCTGCCGACGCTGAAGATCGCCACGACCACGCAGTACAACACCGGCACCTTCACCGTCGCGGGCTGGGGCGCGGCCAGGCAGGGCGGTGCCCAGCAGCGTTATCTGCTGAAGGCGACCGTGCCGTTCGTCAGCGACGCCACCTGCCGTTCGTACAGCGGGTACAGCGGGCTCATCGCGAACGAGGAGATCTGCGCCGGGTACGCGGCCGGCGGGGTCGACACCTGCCAGGGGGACTCCGGTGGCCCGATGTTCCGCCGCGACTCGGCGAACGCGTGGGTGCAGGTCGGCATCGTCAGCTGGGGCATAGGCTGCGCCCAGCCGAACGCCCCCGGCGTCTACAGCGAGGTGTCCACGTTCGCCTCGGCGATCGCTTCCGCGGCGGCGTCGTTGTGA
- a CDS encoding DUF742 domain-containing protein yields MATPPGGSSGNWSYGPGQGQNDGSQNPNRYNFPSAPSQRRQQPYAPQGPQGPGPSPYDQPPAPRIQPVQPHRRSEPAPAGSSNNPLVRPYAMTGGRTRPRYQLAIEALVHTTAQPHQMQGQLPEHQRICNLCREIKSVAEISALLTIPLGVARILVADLAEAGLVAIHQPGGDENAGGQPDVTLLERVLSGLRKL; encoded by the coding sequence GTGGCAACACCCCCAGGTGGTTCATCTGGCAATTGGTCGTACGGTCCTGGCCAGGGCCAGAACGACGGTTCCCAGAACCCGAACCGCTACAACTTCCCCTCCGCACCGAGCCAGCGGCGTCAGCAGCCGTACGCGCCCCAGGGCCCCCAGGGCCCCGGTCCGTCGCCGTACGACCAGCCGCCGGCCCCGCGCATCCAGCCCGTGCAGCCGCATCGACGCTCTGAGCCGGCGCCCGCAGGGTCGTCGAACAACCCCTTGGTGCGTCCGTACGCCATGACCGGCGGCCGCACCCGCCCCCGCTACCAGCTCGCCATCGAGGCGCTGGTGCACACCACCGCGCAGCCGCACCAGATGCAGGGCCAGTTGCCCGAGCATCAGCGGATCTGCAACCTGTGCCGGGAAATCAAGTCGGTGGCGGAAATCTCCGCGCTCCTGACGATCCCTCTCGGCGTGGCCAGGATCCTCGTCGCCGACTTGGCGGAGGCGGGCCTGGTCGCCATCCATCAGCCCGGCGGCGACGAGAACGCCGGCGGCCAGCCAGACGTGACACTGCTCGAAAGGGTGCTCAGTGGACTTCGCAAGCTCTAG
- a CDS encoding acyl-CoA carboxylase subunit beta has protein sequence MTVLDEAPGESTGEPTDARGRVAELHGIRAAALAGPSEKATEAQHAKGKLTARERIELLLDAGSFQEVEQLRRHRATGFGLEAKKPYTDGVITGWGTVEGRTVFVYAHDFRIFGGALGEAHATKIHKIMDMAIAAGAPLVSLNDGAGARIQEGVSALAGYGGIFQRNTRASGVIPQISVMLGPCAGGAAYSPALTDFVFMVRETSQMFITGPDVVKAVTGEEITQNGLGGADVHAETSGVCHFAYDDEETCLAEVRYLLSMLPQNNRENPPRVESSDAADRRGDTLLDLVPADGNRPYDMAKVIEEIVDDGDYLEVHERWARNIICALARLDGQVVGIVANQPSTLAGVLDIEASEKAARFVQMCDAFNIPIVTFLDVPGFLPGVDQEHGGIIRHGAKLLYAYCNATVPRISLILRKAYGGAYIVMDSQSIGADLTYAWPTNEIAVMGAEGAANVIFRRQIAEAEDPEAMRARMVKEYKSELMHPYYAAERGLVDDVIDPAETREVLIRSLAMLQSKHADLPSRKHGNPPQ, from the coding sequence ATGACCGTTTTGGATGAGGCGCCGGGTGAGTCGACGGGCGAGCCGACGGACGCGCGCGGGCGGGTGGCCGAACTGCACGGAATCCGTGCGGCGGCCCTGGCCGGCCCCAGCGAGAAGGCGACCGAGGCGCAGCACGCCAAGGGCAAGCTGACCGCACGGGAGCGCATCGAGCTGCTCCTCGACGCGGGTTCCTTCCAGGAGGTCGAGCAGCTGCGCCGGCACCGGGCGACCGGGTTCGGCCTGGAGGCCAAGAAGCCGTACACCGACGGTGTCATCACCGGCTGGGGCACGGTGGAGGGCCGCACGGTCTTCGTCTACGCCCACGACTTCCGCATCTTCGGCGGCGCGCTGGGCGAGGCCCACGCCACGAAGATCCACAAGATCATGGACATGGCCATCGCGGCCGGGGCGCCCCTGGTGTCGCTGAACGACGGCGCCGGCGCCCGCATCCAGGAGGGCGTCAGCGCCCTCGCCGGCTACGGCGGCATCTTCCAGCGCAACACCAGGGCCTCGGGCGTCATCCCGCAGATCTCGGTCATGCTCGGCCCCTGCGCCGGCGGCGCGGCCTACTCGCCCGCCCTGACCGACTTCGTCTTCATGGTCCGCGAGACGTCCCAGATGTTCATCACCGGACCGGACGTGGTCAAGGCGGTGACCGGCGAGGAGATCACCCAGAACGGCCTCGGCGGCGCGGACGTGCACGCCGAGACCTCCGGTGTCTGCCACTTCGCCTACGACGACGAGGAGACGTGCCTCGCCGAGGTGCGCTACCTGCTGTCGATGCTCCCGCAGAACAACCGGGAGAACCCGCCGCGCGTGGAGTCCTCGGACGCGGCGGACCGGCGCGGCGACACACTGCTCGACCTGGTGCCGGCGGACGGCAACCGGCCGTACGACATGGCCAAGGTCATCGAGGAGATCGTCGACGACGGCGACTACCTCGAGGTCCACGAGCGCTGGGCCCGCAACATCATCTGCGCGCTGGCCCGGCTGGACGGCCAGGTCGTCGGCATCGTGGCCAACCAGCCCTCCACGCTCGCCGGGGTCCTGGACATCGAGGCATCGGAAAAAGCTGCGCGCTTTGTCCAGATGTGTGACGCTTTCAACATTCCGATCGTCACCTTCCTGGACGTCCCCGGGTTCCTTCCGGGCGTCGACCAGGAGCACGGCGGCATCATCCGCCACGGCGCCAAGCTGCTGTACGCGTACTGCAACGCCACGGTGCCGAGGATCTCCCTGATCCTGCGCAAGGCCTACGGCGGTGCCTACATCGTCATGGACAGCCAGTCCATCGGCGCGGACCTCACCTACGCCTGGCCGACGAACGAGATCGCGGTGATGGGTGCCGAAGGTGCCGCCAACGTCATCTTCCGGCGCCAGATCGCCGAGGCCGAGGACCCCGAGGCCATGCGGGCCCGCATGGTCAAGGAGTACAAGTCCGAGCTCATGCACCCGTACTACGCGGCGGAGCGTGGCCTGGTGGACGACGTGATCGACCCGGCGGAGACCCGCGAGGTCCTGATCAGGTCCCTCGCGATGCTCCAGTCGAAGCACGCCGACCTGCCCTCCCGCAAGCACGGCAACCCTCCGCAGTAA
- a CDS encoding glycosyltransferase 87 family protein: MTMMKGTATPASRTARGVLTGVGHLGQASPPALPERRSVLARRAWAYWLGCAGFALTLATTTGLGPHRVWGGCAAVGYGTAALLAGARRDSRAWHRAGTWAAVLGAVLVPLVVLVVSGAAQSEVGVVERSGALLLHTGSPYLPHPAHTVDYDPYLPGMALFGLPRALFGDGPLSDARVWFCLTFLACMFFTARRPAVRRPAGGRPTGGRLADGRGPASVSAVALLAAFPAVALPLAVGGVDLPVVGLMCLSLALAGRGGSGTAAGVAMGAAAALKWTAWPLLPVGLVLLAVTAARRTALRAALAALSVAALAVVPVALADPHAFVEHVVLFPLGEGGVRSPATSPLPGHLLAAHVPGGAALATAGLVAAALGVTVSLLIRPPRTVRAAADRLAVGLGLAICLIPATRFGYLVLPLVLAGWFRCTSRTGASASTRPVSLPPWPVPRRPDSSRQLSGGGA, from the coding sequence ATGACCATGATGAAGGGGACGGCGACGCCGGCCTCCCGCACTGCCCGAGGTGTCCTCACGGGGGTGGGACACCTCGGGCAGGCCTCCCCGCCCGCGCTCCCCGAACGGCGCTCCGTCCTCGCGCGCCGCGCCTGGGCCTACTGGCTCGGGTGCGCGGGATTCGCGCTGACGCTGGCGACGACGACGGGACTCGGCCCGCACCGGGTCTGGGGCGGCTGCGCGGCGGTCGGCTACGGCACGGCGGCGCTGCTCGCCGGAGCCCGGCGGGACTCGCGCGCCTGGCACCGGGCCGGGACGTGGGCCGCGGTGCTCGGAGCGGTCCTGGTGCCGCTGGTGGTGCTCGTCGTCTCCGGGGCGGCCCAGTCGGAGGTCGGTGTCGTCGAGCGCTCGGGGGCTCTGCTGCTGCACACCGGCAGCCCCTATCTGCCGCACCCGGCCCACACCGTGGACTACGACCCGTATCTGCCCGGCATGGCGCTCTTCGGGCTCCCGCGCGCTCTCTTCGGCGACGGCCCGCTCAGCGACGCCCGCGTCTGGTTCTGCCTCACCTTCCTGGCCTGCATGTTCTTCACCGCGCGCCGACCCGCCGTGCGCCGTCCCGCCGGGGGGCGACCCACCGGGGGGCGACTCGCCGACGGCCGCGGCCCGGCGTCGGTGAGCGCGGTGGCGCTGCTCGCCGCGTTCCCCGCGGTGGCACTGCCGCTGGCGGTCGGCGGGGTGGATCTGCCGGTGGTCGGGCTGATGTGCCTGAGCCTGGCGCTGGCGGGCCGGGGCGGCTCGGGAACGGCGGCCGGCGTGGCCATGGGCGCTGCGGCCGCGCTGAAGTGGACGGCGTGGCCGCTGCTGCCGGTGGGCCTTGTCCTGCTCGCGGTCACGGCGGCCCGCCGCACGGCACTGCGGGCGGCGCTGGCCGCGCTGTCGGTGGCGGCCCTGGCCGTCGTGCCCGTCGCCCTCGCCGACCCGCACGCCTTCGTCGAGCACGTGGTGCTCTTCCCGCTCGGTGAGGGCGGCGTCCGCTCGCCCGCCACCAGTCCGCTGCCGGGCCACCTGCTGGCCGCGCACGTGCCGGGCGGTGCCGCTCTCGCGACGGCGGGGCTGGTGGCCGCCGCCCTGGGGGTGACGGTCTCCTTGCTGATACGGCCGCCCCGTACCGTTCGTGCGGCGGCGGACCGGCTGGCGGTGGGACTGGGGCTCGCCATCTGTCTGATCCCGGCGACCCGCTTCGGCTATCTCGTCCTGCCGCTGGTCCTCGCGGGCTGGTTCCGGTGCACGTCGAGAACCGGTGCCTCTGCCTCCACGCGGCCGGTCAGCCTGCCTCCGTGGCCGGTCCCGAGGCGTCCGGACTCCAGCCGCCAACTCTCCGGCGGCGGTGCGTGA
- a CDS encoding roadblock/LC7 domain-containing protein: MSQAAQNLNWLITNFVDNTPGVSHTVVVSADGLLLAMSEGFPRDRADQLAAVASGLTSLTAGASRIFEGGSVNQTVVEMERGFLFIMSISDGSSLAVLAHPEADIGLIGYEMALLVDRAGTVLTPDLRAELQGSLLN, from the coding sequence ATGAGCCAGGCGGCGCAGAACCTGAACTGGTTGATCACCAACTTCGTGGACAACACCCCGGGGGTGTCCCACACGGTGGTGGTCTCCGCCGACGGACTCCTTCTGGCGATGTCCGAAGGCTTTCCGCGCGACCGTGCCGACCAGCTTGCGGCTGTCGCCTCCGGTCTGACCTCGCTGACCGCCGGTGCCTCGCGCATCTTCGAGGGCGGCAGCGTGAACCAGACCGTTGTGGAGATGGAGCGGGGATTCCTGTTCATCATGTCCATCTCCGACGGTTCCTCGCTCGCGGTTCTCGCACACCCGGAGGCGGACATCGGTCTCATCGGGTACGAGATGGCTCTTCTGGTGGACCGTGCCGGTACGGTCCTGACGCCCGATCTGCGTGCCGAGCTCCAGGGCAGCCTGCTCAACTGA
- a CDS encoding DNA-binding protein translates to MGRRETPVDPAAGPVPRFAFALRKLRQEAGGPTYRELARRAHFSVTALSQAAAGEQLPSLQVTLAYVTACGGDAGEWERRWKEAEREVREAAAGEDDDTEPPYQGLARFEPDDHDRYFGRERLVTALRQLVRDRRFTAVFGPSGSGKSSLLRAGLIPALRAERELAAIRVLTPGAHPARTHAGALRPAGKGDTLVVVDQFEEVFTLCRDPDDRRAFLDLLLAARQEESGLRVVIAVRADFYGRCAEHRGLADALGESGLLVGPMDPAELREVIVKPAQSAGHIVERALTARLVEEIADEPGGLPLLSHVLRETWRRRRGRALTEEAYEAAGGVHGAIAQSAEEVWADLSPEHAELARLVLLRLITPGEGSQDTRRPVDRAELDFTGPWGGDGAGPGALGSAGGDGATPGAVGSEGDGAPSDAVAPRTTTPPAPDVSLVLDRLARARLVTLDHGTVDLAHEALITAWPRLSGWIEQEREQLRVHRRLTEAARTWDDLGRDPGALYRGTRLATAEEQLAGASLTPSERAFLTASGAARRGERRRRRGLVGALATLLVLALVAGAVAWQQSRTSDRRQVEAEARRVAAVADGMRFSDPRTAMRLSVAAARLADTTETRSTLIGAMAQRDEDVFAVPGADAGFDGSGNDVNRLTADGRSVVSVTADRVRIRDLRTHRLTLSAPGPGKLMDGVPAAVGPDGRTLALLAQDRIELWDVQTGRVARTLPGVDAMQTPFAFTGRTLAAVDWDDGGVHAWDPRSGRETLRIPEPDGGAEGVAASPDGRWLALCTGGRRVELWDLARRREAPAPWTAKARPADCRDHALEFTPDSRTLTVVTGDGIHGWDLRTGRRTPSFKADGLTQVWPGGDGTFLVGTGPHRLVVWRAAHPQVPVLSRRIVADEWEDVAHDRRAGVVRYLGGSGTVVRSLALGAAATARPQGPPAYRAELSDDGRVLARSVETGGKRRVQVLDTRRGRVVFEPSAQSCPGTESCTELMALSGDGRYLATGGAPHDPEERTAPDPTRITVWDLRTRRVHATVAVDAEPDGSLAVDGLALDTHARTLLVYRSMERPAVEVWDVRREKRVRTVRSVRPDGVVTWSSQGVGLDVRSDGARLVTQEGLVADLRAGRMEPRVLGEDLITTAAFAPDGTRLAVGDVLGRVTLWDGAARARLGVLDGTTSDPTTDATGAVTALAYSPDGRTLAVAGSAGSLQLWDLASQRLLGTTLPTAGDEIRALAFGADGTLHAAGTDIPVVPYDLDPGRLISEVCERAGSGLSESVWRTYLPDLPYRRTC, encoded by the coding sequence ATGGGCCGTCGGGAGACCCCGGTCGATCCGGCCGCGGGACCGGTGCCGAGGTTCGCCTTCGCACTGCGCAAGCTCCGCCAGGAGGCCGGCGGCCCCACGTACCGCGAACTCGCCCGCCGGGCCCACTTCTCCGTGACCGCGCTCTCCCAGGCCGCGGCCGGCGAACAACTGCCCTCGCTCCAGGTGACCCTGGCCTACGTCACGGCCTGCGGTGGCGACGCGGGGGAGTGGGAGCGCCGCTGGAAGGAGGCCGAGCGCGAGGTCCGCGAGGCGGCCGCCGGCGAGGACGACGACACGGAGCCGCCCTACCAGGGCCTCGCTCGTTTCGAACCGGACGACCACGACCGGTACTTCGGCCGCGAGCGACTGGTCACGGCGCTGCGGCAGCTGGTCCGCGACCGGCGTTTCACCGCCGTCTTCGGCCCCTCCGGCAGCGGCAAGTCCTCGCTCCTGCGGGCCGGACTGATCCCTGCCCTGCGCGCCGAGCGCGAGCTGGCCGCGATCCGCGTCCTCACCCCGGGCGCGCACCCGGCCCGCACCCACGCCGGTGCCCTGCGCCCTGCGGGGAAGGGAGACACCCTGGTCGTCGTCGACCAGTTCGAGGAGGTCTTCACCCTCTGCCGGGACCCGGACGATCGCCGCGCCTTCCTCGACCTCCTGCTCGCCGCCCGGCAGGAGGAGAGCGGGCTGCGGGTCGTCATCGCTGTCCGGGCGGACTTCTACGGCCGCTGCGCCGAACACCGTGGCCTGGCGGACGCGTTGGGGGAGTCCGGCCTGCTGGTCGGCCCCATGGACCCGGCCGAGCTGCGCGAAGTGATCGTCAAACCCGCCCAGAGCGCCGGACACATCGTCGAACGGGCCCTGACCGCCCGCCTGGTCGAGGAGATCGCCGACGAACCCGGCGGTCTGCCGCTGCTGTCGCACGTCCTGCGCGAGACCTGGCGCCGCCGCCGCGGCCGGGCGCTCACCGAGGAGGCGTACGAGGCCGCGGGCGGGGTCCACGGGGCCATCGCCCAGAGCGCCGAGGAGGTGTGGGCCGACCTCTCCCCCGAACACGCGGAACTCGCCCGACTGGTCCTTCTCCGCCTCATCACCCCCGGCGAGGGCTCCCAGGACACCCGCCGTCCCGTCGACCGCGCCGAACTGGACTTCACGGGTCCGTGGGGTGGGGACGGGGCCGGCCCTGGTGCGCTGGGTTCGGCGGGCGGAGACGGGGCGACGCCTGGTGCGGTGGGTTCGGAAGGCGACGGCGCGCCCTCCGACGCCGTCGCCCCACGGACCACCACACCCCCCGCCCCCGACGTCTCCCTCGTCCTGGACCGCCTCGCGCGGGCCCGGCTCGTGACGCTCGACCACGGCACCGTCGACCTCGCCCACGAGGCGCTGATCACCGCCTGGCCCCGGCTGTCGGGCTGGATCGAGCAGGAGCGCGAACAGCTGCGGGTGCACCGGCGGTTGACCGAGGCCGCTCGCACCTGGGACGACCTCGGCCGTGACCCGGGCGCCCTGTACCGCGGCACTCGGCTGGCCACGGCGGAGGAGCAGCTGGCCGGAGCCTCGCTCACCCCGTCGGAGCGGGCGTTCCTGACGGCGAGCGGTGCCGCCCGGCGGGGCGAGCGCCGCAGGCGCCGCGGGCTCGTCGGTGCCCTCGCCACGCTCCTCGTGCTCGCCCTCGTCGCCGGCGCCGTCGCCTGGCAGCAGAGCCGCACCAGCGACCGCCGCCAGGTGGAGGCCGAGGCCCGCCGCGTCGCCGCCGTCGCCGACGGCATGCGGTTCTCCGACCCGCGCACGGCGATGCGGCTCAGCGTGGCCGCGGCGCGGCTGGCCGACACCACGGAGACCCGCTCGACGCTGATCGGGGCGATGGCCCAGCGGGACGAGGACGTCTTCGCGGTGCCGGGCGCGGACGCCGGTTTCGACGGCTCCGGCAACGACGTGAACCGGCTCACGGCGGACGGCAGGTCCGTGGTGTCCGTCACCGCGGACCGGGTCCGGATCCGGGACCTGCGCACGCACCGGCTCACGCTGTCCGCGCCGGGCCCCGGAAAGCTGATGGACGGTGTTCCGGCCGCCGTCGGCCCGGACGGCCGCACGCTCGCCCTGCTGGCGCAGGACCGGATCGAGCTGTGGGACGTGCAGACCGGGCGGGTCGCGAGGACGCTGCCCGGCGTGGACGCGATGCAGACCCCGTTCGCCTTCACCGGGCGGACTCTCGCCGCCGTCGACTGGGACGACGGCGGCGTACACGCCTGGGACCCCCGCAGCGGGCGCGAGACTTTGCGGATCCCCGAACCGGACGGCGGCGCGGAAGGCGTCGCCGCCAGCCCCGACGGCCGGTGGCTGGCCCTGTGCACGGGCGGCCGGCGAGTGGAGCTGTGGGATCTCGCGCGCCGACGGGAGGCGCCGGCGCCCTGGACGGCGAAGGCACGGCCCGCCGACTGCCGCGACCACGCTCTGGAGTTCACCCCGGACAGCCGCACGCTCACCGTCGTCACCGGTGACGGGATCCACGGGTGGGACCTGCGCACCGGGCGCCGGACACCGTCGTTCAAGGCCGACGGGCTGACCCAGGTGTGGCCGGGCGGGGACGGCACCTTTCTCGTGGGCACCGGACCACATCGGCTCGTGGTGTGGCGGGCGGCCCACCCGCAGGTGCCCGTGCTGAGCCGGCGGATCGTCGCGGACGAATGGGAGGACGTCGCCCACGACCGACGAGCGGGCGTGGTGCGCTATCTCGGGGGCTCCGGGACCGTCGTCCGCTCACTGGCCCTCGGCGCCGCCGCGACGGCCCGCCCGCAGGGGCCCCCGGCGTACCGCGCGGAACTCTCCGACGACGGCCGCGTCCTGGCCCGTTCCGTGGAGACGGGCGGCAAGCGGCGTGTGCAGGTGCTGGACACCCGGCGGGGGCGGGTGGTCTTCGAGCCGTCGGCGCAGTCGTGTCCCGGGACGGAGTCCTGCACCGAACTCATGGCGCTCAGCGGCGACGGCAGGTACCTGGCGACCGGCGGCGCACCGCACGACCCGGAGGAGAGGACGGCACCGGACCCGACCCGGATCACCGTGTGGGACCTCAGGACTCGTCGCGTCCACGCCACCGTGGCCGTCGACGCCGAGCCCGACGGGTCCCTCGCGGTCGACGGCCTCGCCCTCGACACCCACGCCCGCACCCTGCTGGTGTACCGGTCCATGGAACGGCCCGCCGTAGAGGTGTGGGACGTGCGGCGGGAGAAGCGGGTCAGGACGGTCCGCAGTGTGCGTCCCGACGGTGTCGTCACCTGGAGCTCGCAGGGGGTGGGCCTCGACGTCCGGTCCGACGGGGCCCGCCTGGTGACCCAGGAGGGCCTGGTCGCCGACCTGCGGGCCGGACGCATGGAGCCGCGTGTGCTCGGCGAGGACCTGATCACGACCGCGGCCTTCGCACCCGACGGCACCCGGCTGGCGGTGGGCGACGTCCTCGGCCGGGTCACGCTCTGGGACGGGGCCGCGCGAGCGCGTCTCGGCGTGCTGGACGGCACCACGTCCGATCCGACGACGGACGCCACCGGCGCGGTGACCGCGCTCGCCTACTCGCCCGACGGACGTACGCTCGCCGTCGCCGGCTCGGCCGGCAGTCTGCAGCTGTGGGACCTGGCGTCCCAACGGCTCCTGGGGACCACCCTGCCCACCGCGGGCGACGAGATACGCGCCCTCGCGTTCGGCGCCGACGGCACGCTCCACGCCGCCGGGACCGACATCCCCGTCGTGCCGTACGACCTGGATCCGGGCCGTCTGATCAGCGAGGTATGCGAGCGCGCCGGCTCCGGTCTGTCCGAGTCCGTCTGGCGGACGTACCTCCCGGACCTTCCGTACCGGCGCACCTGCTGA